In the genome of Luteibacter yeojuensis, one region contains:
- the uppS gene encoding polyprenyl diphosphate synthase produces the protein MAAKPVDRVPRHLAIVMDGNGRWAKQRLRPRTFGHHAGQKAVKEAVEFCLRRGIASLTLFAFSSENWRRPATEVSALMELFLKAIDKEVDELHGNGVRVRFVGDLAAFAPELRARMLGAMERTAGNTALNLNVAVNYGGRWDIANAARLAAEAVGRGEYRADEIDEERLHGYTCLADQPPLDLFIRTGGERRVSNFLLWQIAYAELYFTDTLWPDVDQACLTEAIDDYARRERRYGRTGEQVTG, from the coding sequence ATGGCAGCGAAGCCCGTCGACCGGGTTCCACGCCACCTGGCCATCGTGATGGATGGGAACGGCCGCTGGGCGAAGCAGCGTCTTCGCCCGCGCACGTTCGGCCACCACGCGGGACAGAAGGCCGTGAAGGAAGCGGTGGAGTTCTGCCTGCGCCGCGGCATCGCCTCGCTCACGCTGTTCGCATTCTCCAGCGAAAACTGGCGGCGCCCCGCCACCGAGGTGTCGGCGCTGATGGAACTGTTCCTCAAGGCGATCGACAAGGAAGTGGACGAACTGCACGGCAACGGCGTGCGCGTGCGCTTCGTCGGCGACCTCGCGGCCTTCGCACCCGAGTTGCGCGCGCGCATGCTCGGTGCGATGGAGCGCACGGCGGGCAACACCGCGCTCAATCTCAATGTGGCGGTGAACTACGGCGGCCGCTGGGACATCGCGAACGCCGCACGTCTCGCCGCCGAAGCCGTCGGCCGCGGCGAGTACCGCGCCGACGAGATCGACGAGGAGCGCCTCCACGGGTATACCTGTCTCGCCGACCAGCCCCCGCTCGACCTTTTCATCCGGACGGGCGGCGAGCGCCGGGTCAGCAACTTCCTGCTCTGGCAGATCGCCTATGCCGAGCTCTACTTCACCGACACCCTGTGGCCCGACGTCGACCAGGCCTGCCTCACCGAGGCGATCGACGACTATGCCCGCCGCGAGCGCCGTTACGGGCGCACCGGCGAACAGGTCACGGGTTGA
- the lpxA gene encoding acyl-ACP--UDP-N-acetylglucosamine O-acyltransferase: MIHATAQIDPSARIADNVSIGAYTVVGADVVIGEGTTVGPHVVIEGPTVIGRDNRISQFASIGGPPQDKKFKGERTELVIGDRNLIREFVTINRGTGDGGGITRIGNDNWLLAYVHVAHDCQIGNNVVFSNYSALAGHAEIGDWTILSGFSGVHQFCKVGAHAFIGMGCLVGSDVPPFVMMANETRGRPRGINSEGLKRRGFDTARIAAIKRAYRTLYMAGLPLAEAREQLMTQAEASEDVRQMLEFIDRSERALAR; the protein is encoded by the coding sequence ATGATCCATGCCACCGCGCAGATCGATCCGTCCGCGCGCATCGCGGACAACGTCAGCATCGGTGCCTATACCGTCGTCGGTGCCGACGTGGTCATCGGCGAGGGCACGACCGTCGGTCCGCACGTGGTGATCGAGGGTCCGACCGTCATCGGGCGGGACAATCGCATCTCGCAGTTCGCCTCCATCGGCGGTCCGCCGCAGGACAAGAAATTCAAGGGCGAGCGCACGGAACTGGTCATCGGCGACCGCAACCTCATCCGCGAATTCGTCACGATCAACCGCGGCACGGGCGACGGCGGCGGCATCACCCGCATCGGCAACGACAACTGGCTGCTTGCCTACGTGCACGTGGCACACGACTGCCAGATCGGCAACAACGTCGTGTTCTCCAACTATTCGGCATTGGCCGGCCACGCGGAAATCGGCGACTGGACGATCCTTTCCGGCTTCTCGGGTGTCCACCAGTTCTGCAAGGTGGGTGCCCACGCGTTCATCGGCATGGGCTGCCTCGTCGGTTCGGACGTGCCGCCGTTCGTGATGATGGCGAACGAGACGCGCGGCCGTCCGCGCGGCATCAACAGCGAGGGCCTCAAGCGCCGCGGCTTCGACACCGCGCGCATCGCGGCCATCAAGCGCGCCTACCGCACCCTTTACATGGCCGGCCTGCCGCTGGCCGAGGCGCGCGAGCAGCTGATGACGCAGGCGGAAGCCAGCGAGGACGTACGCCAGATGCTCGAGTTCATCGATCGCAGCGAACGGGCGCTCGCGAGGTAA
- a CDS encoding phosphatidate cytidylyltransferase, protein MLKQRITTAAILIPLVLALILLPPTVYFAAVVALVFVGAAWEWSLLAGCRTPAGRGTVVAAAAAIFIALLLVWTPGLLAVLTLAGVAWWIGCCFWLRHFTFAAAPNAENRMLKLGAGALVIVPTLASAILLHSGPKGHWWTLLALVIVWAADTGAYFSGRHFGRRKLAPRISPGKTWAGVYGAILAGSLVALLGGYLLGVRGGGQLVGLVLLGVVTVGIAVVGDLFESLMKRHAAVKDSGSLFPGHGGLLDRLDSVFAALPVFAAGKLLLGL, encoded by the coding sequence ATGCTGAAGCAACGCATCACCACTGCCGCGATCCTCATCCCGCTGGTCCTGGCGCTCATCCTGCTGCCGCCGACGGTCTACTTCGCGGCCGTCGTCGCCCTCGTCTTCGTCGGCGCCGCCTGGGAGTGGAGCCTGCTGGCCGGCTGCCGCACGCCGGCGGGCCGCGGTACCGTGGTCGCGGCGGCGGCCGCCATCTTCATAGCCCTGCTCCTCGTCTGGACGCCGGGCCTGCTTGCCGTGCTGACCCTGGCCGGCGTGGCCTGGTGGATCGGCTGCTGCTTCTGGCTTCGCCACTTCACGTTCGCGGCCGCGCCCAATGCCGAGAACCGCATGCTGAAGCTCGGCGCGGGCGCCCTGGTGATCGTCCCCACGCTCGCATCGGCCATCCTGCTGCACTCGGGGCCGAAGGGTCACTGGTGGACCCTGCTGGCCCTCGTGATCGTCTGGGCCGCCGATACCGGCGCCTATTTCAGCGGCCGCCATTTCGGTCGGCGCAAGCTCGCTCCGCGGATCAGTCCGGGGAAAACCTGGGCGGGCGTCTACGGCGCCATCCTGGCGGGTAGCCTCGTCGCCCTCCTCGGTGGCTACCTGCTCGGCGTGCGCGGCGGCGGCCAGCTCGTGGGCCTCGTGCTGCTCGGCGTCGTCACCGTCGGCATCGCCGTGGTGGGCGACCTCTTCGAAAGCCTGATGAAGCGCCACGCGGCCGTGAAGGACTCCGGAAGCCTCTTCCCGGGCCACGGCGGCCTGCTCGACCGCCTCGACAGCGTGTTCGCGGCCCTGCCGGTGTTCGCCGCCGGCAAGCTCCTGCTGGGACTCTGA
- the frr gene encoding ribosome recycling factor, with the protein MINDIKKDAETRMGKSIDSLKHDLKTIRTGRANPSILENIKVPYYGTDTPLAQVANVTTPDARSLSVKPFDKSMVGPIEKAIMASDLGITPTTMGMDIRLNFPPPTEERRKELAKSVAKEGEQAKIAIRNVRRDAIQHVDKLLKDKTITEDDKKRADDDIQKLTDKFVKEVDDVVKEKEKELMAL; encoded by the coding sequence ATGATCAACGACATCAAGAAAGATGCTGAGACCCGCATGGGCAAGAGCATCGACTCGCTGAAGCACGACCTGAAGACCATCCGCACCGGTCGCGCCAATCCGTCGATCCTCGAGAACATCAAGGTGCCCTACTACGGCACCGATACCCCGCTGGCCCAGGTGGCCAACGTGACGACGCCGGACGCGCGCTCGCTGTCGGTGAAGCCGTTCGACAAGAGCATGGTCGGGCCGATCGAGAAGGCCATCATGGCCTCCGACCTCGGCATCACGCCCACCACCATGGGCATGGATATCCGCCTGAACTTCCCGCCGCCGACCGAGGAGCGCCGCAAGGAACTCGCGAAGAGCGTGGCGAAGGAAGGCGAGCAGGCCAAGATCGCCATCCGCAACGTACGCCGCGACGCCATCCAGCACGTCGACAAGCTGCTGAAGGACAAGACGATCACGGAAGACGACAAGAAGCGCGCCGACGACGACATCCAGAAGCTGACCGATAAGTTCGTCAAGGAAGTGGACGACGTGGTCAAGGAAAAGGAAAAGGAGCTGATGGCGCTCTGA
- the rseP gene encoding RIP metalloprotease RseP, with amino-acid sequence MSPVLGSVFWLLVTLGVLVTFHEFGHYWVARRCGVRVLRFSVGFGRPLWRRVAKDGTEYQIAAIPLGGYVKMLDAREGDVPAAERAQEFTGKSVWKRIAIVAAGPAFNLIFTIAAFWAMYMIGKPDVAPIVTAGPGTVAAVAGIRPGDRLIAMNGDPVGNWSEATEVLANGLLGNEPLPVRVKGTDGAQRDVVLPLQRLDASGDIGKRFAQLGMNLQAPPVVGEVVKGDPASLAGIRPGDRLLSVNGKPVSDFDDFTKLVPAQAAISPKLAVAVQRDGQTKVFDITARMKSEEGQPTRWLIGVARQPLEEATLRYGPVRAFSESLRATWTGTASTFNLIGKMLSGEASTKNLSGVIGIAQVANDSANRGLGWFLNFLALVSLSLAILNLLPIPVLDGGHLLYYLIELIKGSPVSERTMVAGQYVGIVLLFTLMGLAFFNDIQRMLVS; translated from the coding sequence ATGAGCCCCGTCCTAGGTTCCGTGTTCTGGCTGCTGGTCACGCTTGGCGTGCTGGTGACCTTCCATGAATTCGGCCATTACTGGGTCGCGCGACGCTGTGGCGTGCGAGTGCTGCGGTTCTCCGTGGGCTTCGGCCGTCCGCTGTGGCGCCGCGTGGCGAAGGACGGCACCGAATACCAGATCGCCGCCATTCCGCTCGGCGGCTACGTGAAGATGCTCGACGCCCGCGAGGGCGATGTCCCGGCCGCCGAACGCGCCCAGGAATTCACCGGCAAGTCGGTCTGGAAGCGCATCGCCATCGTGGCCGCGGGCCCCGCGTTCAACCTCATCTTCACCATCGCCGCCTTCTGGGCGATGTACATGATCGGAAAACCCGACGTGGCGCCGATCGTCACCGCGGGCCCGGGCACCGTCGCCGCCGTGGCGGGCATCCGCCCGGGCGACCGGCTGATCGCCATGAACGGCGATCCCGTCGGCAACTGGAGCGAGGCCACCGAGGTCCTCGCCAATGGGCTGCTGGGCAACGAGCCCCTGCCCGTTCGCGTGAAAGGCACCGACGGCGCGCAGCGCGATGTCGTGCTGCCCCTCCAGCGCCTGGACGCCAGCGGCGACATCGGCAAGCGCTTCGCCCAGCTTGGCATGAACCTGCAGGCGCCTCCCGTGGTCGGCGAGGTGGTCAAGGGCGACCCGGCGTCCCTCGCCGGTATCCGTCCAGGCGACCGCCTCCTCAGCGTCAACGGCAAGCCGGTGTCGGATTTCGACGACTTCACCAAGCTGGTGCCGGCGCAGGCGGCCATCTCGCCCAAGCTGGCCGTGGCCGTCCAGCGCGACGGACAGACGAAAGTCTTCGACATCACGGCCCGGATGAAGTCGGAAGAAGGCCAGCCCACCCGCTGGCTGATCGGCGTGGCCCGCCAGCCGCTGGAAGAGGCCACCCTGCGCTACGGACCCGTGCGTGCCTTCAGCGAATCGCTGCGCGCGACCTGGACGGGTACCGCTTCCACCTTCAACCTCATCGGAAAGATGCTGTCGGGCGAGGCCTCCACCAAGAACCTCTCCGGCGTCATCGGCATCGCGCAGGTCGCGAACGATTCGGCCAACCGCGGCCTGGGCTGGTTCCTCAACTTCCTCGCCCTGGTCTCGCTCAGCCTGGCCATCCTGAACCTGCTGCCGATCCCGGTCTTGGACGGTGGACACCTGCTGTATTACCTTATCGAGTTGATCAAGGGCAGTCCGGTCAGCGAGCGCACCATGGTCGCGGGCCAGTACGTGGGGATCGTCCTGCTGTTCACGTTGATGGGGCTGGCGTTCTTCAACGACATACAACGAATGCTTGTCTCGTGA
- the lpxD gene encoding UDP-3-O-(3-hydroxymyristoyl)glucosamine N-acyltransferase: MSGSPQYTLAELAERFGLEAHGDPATAVDGVGTLATATPSQFTFLSNPKYTSQLAESQAGIVVLGADALPLRKGAALVAKDPYVAYAKIAALFEKHAAAPHGIHMSAVVSPSARVHATASVGPCCVIEEGAVIEEGAILGPHCTIGPGCVVGADSRLVARVTLVIRVTLGKRVLIHPGAVIGADGFGIAFDRDRWVKLPQLGGVRIGDDCEIGANTTIDRGALEDTVLEEDVRLDNQIQIAHNVHIGAHTAMAGCSAVAGSAKIGRYCLIGGNAGILGHLEVADRVTITAKSLVTASIREPGEYSSGTPLQENRLWRRNAARMKHLDEYVRRLAALEKDKGQ; encoded by the coding sequence GTGAGCGGAAGTCCGCAATACACCCTTGCCGAACTGGCCGAACGCTTCGGCCTTGAAGCCCACGGCGATCCCGCCACGGCGGTCGACGGCGTCGGAACCCTGGCGACCGCCACGCCGAGCCAGTTCACCTTCCTGTCCAATCCGAAATACACCTCGCAGTTGGCCGAATCGCAGGCGGGCATCGTGGTGCTGGGCGCCGACGCCCTGCCCCTGCGCAAGGGCGCCGCGCTGGTGGCGAAGGACCCGTACGTCGCCTACGCAAAGATCGCCGCGCTGTTCGAGAAGCACGCGGCGGCACCGCACGGCATCCACATGAGCGCCGTGGTCTCGCCTTCGGCCCGCGTGCATGCGACGGCCAGCGTGGGCCCGTGCTGCGTCATCGAGGAGGGCGCCGTCATCGAGGAGGGCGCGATCCTCGGCCCGCACTGCACGATCGGTCCGGGCTGCGTCGTCGGCGCGGATTCCCGCCTCGTCGCCCGCGTCACGCTCGTGATCCGCGTCACCCTCGGCAAGCGCGTGCTGATCCATCCGGGCGCCGTCATCGGTGCCGACGGCTTTGGCATCGCCTTCGACCGCGACCGCTGGGTGAAGCTGCCGCAACTGGGCGGCGTACGCATCGGTGACGACTGCGAGATCGGCGCCAACACGACCATCGACCGCGGCGCGCTGGAAGACACCGTGCTCGAGGAAGACGTACGCCTCGACAACCAGATCCAGATCGCCCACAACGTGCACATCGGCGCGCATACGGCCATGGCCGGTTGTTCCGCCGTGGCGGGCAGCGCCAAAATCGGCAGGTATTGCCTCATCGGGGGCAACGCCGGGATCCTCGGGCACCTCGAAGTGGCCGACCGGGTTACCATCACGGCCAAAAGCCTCGTGACCGCATCCATCAGGGAGCCCGGCGAGTATTCGTCCGGCACCCCGTTGCAGGAGAACCGCCTGTGGCGGCGCAACGCGGCGCGCATGAAACATCTAGACGAGTACGTGCGCCGCCTGGCGGCGCTGGAAAAGGACAAAGGGCAATGA
- the lpxB gene encoding lipid-A-disaccharide synthase — protein MQQTRSPSDAPLIALIAGEDSGDQLGADLIVALRHRFPGARFVGIGGRRMLAQGFESWYDIRELSVMGFAEVVKHLPRLLRLRRDLLAKLFAARPALTVGIDAPDFNLAVERKLKEAGLVTAHYVSPSVWAWREKRAEKIGHSARRVLCLFPMEPPIYARHGVDARFVGHPLADRFPMVSERDKPRDALGLPHDAPVLAVLPGSRPSEIERIGATFIDAARRVAASMPGLRIVVPAANERVHERLATLLQGFPGTPPLLVDGRAHEAMLAADAVLLASGTATLEAMLAKRPMVVGYRVSPTSYRIAKALHMLKTDVYSLPNILARACGLGRERLVPEFMQDECTPDNLARATLDLLADSERRGAIVAAFEYLHQELRGGLEGRASDHAADALADLVAPRSSQQEPL, from the coding sequence ATGCAGCAAACCCGTTCTCCTTCCGACGCCCCGCTGATCGCGCTGATCGCCGGCGAGGATTCCGGCGACCAGCTCGGCGCCGATCTTATCGTGGCCCTCCGCCACCGCTTCCCCGGCGCCCGCTTCGTGGGCATCGGTGGCAGGCGCATGCTCGCGCAGGGCTTCGAGTCCTGGTACGACATCCGCGAACTCTCGGTCATGGGCTTCGCCGAGGTGGTGAAGCACCTTCCTCGCCTGCTCCGTCTGCGCCGCGACCTGCTGGCGAAGCTGTTTGCCGCCAGGCCGGCACTGACCGTCGGCATCGACGCGCCGGATTTCAACCTCGCCGTCGAGCGCAAGCTCAAGGAAGCCGGCCTTGTCACCGCGCATTACGTCAGTCCGTCCGTATGGGCGTGGCGCGAGAAGCGCGCGGAGAAAATCGGCCACTCCGCCCGCCGCGTGCTCTGCCTGTTCCCGATGGAGCCTCCCATCTATGCACGGCACGGCGTGGACGCGCGTTTCGTCGGCCATCCGCTGGCCGACCGCTTTCCCATGGTGTCCGAGCGCGACAAGCCGCGGGATGCGCTCGGACTCCCCCATGACGCGCCCGTGCTCGCCGTCCTGCCCGGCAGCCGGCCCAGCGAGATCGAGCGCATCGGTGCCACCTTCATCGATGCGGCCAGGCGCGTTGCCGCGTCCATGCCCGGCCTGCGTATCGTCGTGCCCGCGGCCAATGAGCGCGTGCACGAACGTCTCGCCACGCTCCTTCAGGGGTTTCCCGGCACGCCGCCCCTGCTCGTCGACGGCCGCGCGCACGAGGCCATGCTCGCCGCCGACGCCGTGCTGCTCGCCTCCGGCACGGCCACGCTGGAAGCGATGCTGGCAAAGCGCCCGATGGTGGTCGGCTATCGGGTTTCGCCCACGAGCTACCGCATCGCCAAGGCCCTGCACATGCTGAAGACCGATGTCTACAGCCTGCCGAACATCCTGGCCCGCGCCTGCGGCCTCGGCCGCGAGCGGCTGGTGCCGGAGTTCATGCAGGACGAATGCACGCCGGACAACCTGGCCCGGGCCACGCTCGACCTGCTCGCCGACAGCGAACGGCGTGGCGCCATCGTGGCGGCGTTCGAGTACCTCCACCAGGAACTTCGCGGCGGCCTCGAAGGCCGCGCGTCCGACCACGCGGCCGACGCGTTGGCCGACCTCGTCGCGCCCCGTTCCTCCCAGCAGGAGCCGCTGTAG
- the fabZ gene encoding 3-hydroxyacyl-ACP dehydratase FabZ, giving the protein MKAAVTLPVDVEQIQRLLPHRYPFLLVDRVVAIDPGKTITAIKNVTINEPFFQGHFPGHPVMPGVLIVEAMAQTAGLLTQITSQVDGHSGSPLFYLVKVDNARFSAVVAPGDQLVMEVSLKRLIRGMGLFEAKAMVDGKVVACCELMCAARSDK; this is encoded by the coding sequence ATGAAAGCTGCCGTGACGCTCCCCGTGGACGTGGAGCAGATCCAGCGGCTCCTGCCGCACCGCTACCCGTTCCTCCTCGTGGACCGGGTGGTCGCGATCGATCCCGGCAAGACCATCACGGCGATCAAGAACGTCACCATCAACGAGCCGTTCTTCCAGGGCCATTTCCCCGGGCACCCGGTGATGCCGGGCGTGCTCATCGTCGAGGCCATGGCGCAGACCGCCGGCCTGCTCACGCAGATCACCAGCCAGGTCGACGGCCATTCCGGCAGCCCGCTCTTCTACCTCGTGAAGGTGGACAACGCGCGCTTCTCCGCCGTGGTCGCCCCGGGCGACCAGCTGGTGATGGAGGTGTCGCTCAAGCGTCTCATCCGCGGCATGGGCCTGTTCGAGGCCAAGGCCATGGTAGACGGCAAGGTCGTGGCCTGCTGCGAGCTGATGTGCGCCGCCAGGAGCGACAAATGA
- a CDS encoding 1-deoxy-D-xylulose-5-phosphate reductoisomerase produces the protein MAVRQVAVLGATGSIGGSTLDVIARHPGRFRASVLAANRDTAGLAALCERFRPDLAIVADPAMEADLSRRLAAANVRCEVASGADAVTAAAAGPLCDTVVAAIVGAAGLDSTLAAARAGKRLLLANKESIVMAGALLLEALRQGGGDLIPIDSEHNAIFQCLPGGRPDLGRAGVRRIILTASGGPFRGRTRAELGRITPDEACAHPKWSMGRKISVDSATLMNKGLEVIEAHHLFAAPVDAIEVVVHPQSLVHSLVDYVDGSVLAQLGNPDMRTAIACALAWPERIEAGVAPLDLAAHARLDFEKPDTDTFRCLALAFAALREGGDATAILNAANEVAVAAFLAGSLPFLGIAEIVERVLTELPAQPVVDVQTLVARDAEARRAARGVLHRAYC, from the coding sequence ATGGCCGTGCGCCAGGTCGCCGTCCTCGGCGCCACCGGCTCCATCGGCGGCAGCACGCTCGACGTGATCGCGCGGCATCCCGGCCGCTTCCGCGCCAGCGTGCTGGCGGCCAACCGCGATACCGCCGGACTCGCCGCACTCTGCGAGCGATTCCGCCCGGATCTCGCGATCGTCGCCGACCCTGCGATGGAGGCCGACCTGTCCCGCCGCCTCGCGGCCGCGAACGTGCGCTGCGAGGTCGCCAGCGGCGCCGACGCCGTCACCGCCGCGGCCGCCGGGCCGCTCTGCGACACCGTGGTCGCCGCCATCGTGGGCGCGGCGGGCCTCGATTCGACGCTGGCCGCGGCCCGCGCGGGCAAGCGCCTGCTGCTGGCCAACAAGGAATCCATCGTCATGGCCGGCGCCCTGCTGCTCGAGGCCCTGCGCCAGGGCGGCGGCGACCTCATCCCCATCGATTCCGAGCACAACGCCATCTTCCAGTGCCTGCCCGGCGGCCGGCCGGACCTCGGCCGGGCCGGCGTGCGGCGGATCATCCTCACGGCCTCGGGCGGTCCGTTCCGCGGCCGCACACGCGCCGAGCTGGGCCGGATCACGCCCGACGAGGCCTGCGCGCATCCCAAATGGTCGATGGGCCGGAAGATCTCGGTGGATTCCGCCACGCTGATGAACAAGGGGCTCGAGGTCATCGAGGCCCATCACCTGTTCGCCGCGCCGGTGGATGCCATCGAGGTGGTCGTCCATCCGCAAAGCCTGGTCCACTCGCTGGTCGATTACGTCGACGGCTCGGTACTGGCCCAGTTGGGCAATCCCGACATGCGCACGGCCATTGCCTGTGCCCTGGCCTGGCCCGAACGGATCGAGGCAGGCGTCGCCCCGCTGGACCTGGCCGCCCATGCCCGTCTCGACTTCGAGAAGCCGGACACCGACACCTTCCGCTGCCTCGCCCTGGCCTTCGCGGCCCTGCGCGAAGGCGGCGACGCCACCGCCATCCTCAACGCCGCCAACGAGGTGGCCGTGGCGGCCTTCCTGGCCGGCTCCCTCCCCTTCCTCGGCATCGCCGAGATCGTCGAGCGCGTCCTCACGGAACTGCCGGCCCAACCCGTGGTCGATGTCCAGACCCTCGTCGCCCGCGACGCCGAGGCGCGTCGGGCCGCCAGGGGCGTGCTCCATCGCGCTTACTGCTAA
- the bamA gene encoding outer membrane protein assembly factor BamA, with protein sequence MKRIAALILLASLSANALAAFEPFVVSDIRIDGLTRIAQGTVLSYLPIEKGETLSDDKAQAAIRALYQTKFFSDVELDRQGDILVIKVVERPAIAKLTLRGNKDIKEDDLRKGLKEIGLAEGETFDRLSLDRVQQELIRQYYNRGKYNVSVDPHVTRLDRNRVAIDIEIREGKAAKIKEINVIGNKAFTDKAIRDGFESNTTNWLSWYSKDDQYSREKLSGDLEKLSNYYMNRGYADFGIDSTQVAISPDKRAMYVDASVKEGEVYTVSDVKLLGELILPEETLRKLVFIHKGDTFNRGAIEASTDAIKGILANIGYAFAKVTPIPKLDKDKRTADLTLFIEPGKRVYVRRVVFQGNTRTEDEVLRREMRQLEGAWYSQGAIDRSKTRLQRLGYFKTVDIDKALVPGTVDQVDLTAKVEEQSAGSLMFGVGYSQYSGIILSASVSQNNFLGTGDRFSIAAETSTYYKRVNASYTNPYLTDSNIAIGYNLGYSKLDYGDTDLANYQYSTKSFETTVSIPITDFDNVSTSLGISSNLINTSIYTPSALVAYQNALGNRTIHSWTSSLGYSHDTRNSYWAPTRGGQLTASVSGALPGSTVQFYKLFGEANHYWPIGKGFVLYLDGQVGYGKTYGQTYDHDGYVINPDGTRGAQIYKKGDKIDFPFWENYYAGGVRDVRGFQDNTLGPRLCDGASSTREPDSKGRCTGGYYSYGQPVGGAFKVLGTAQVFLPLPFLKDVNTARVSWFVDVGNVYKDYSAFNASELRASTGLSLQWQAPIGPLIINFAVPFRKKDADSRFVERIQFTFGNTF encoded by the coding sequence ATGAAGCGTATCGCCGCCCTGATCCTGCTTGCCTCCCTGTCCGCCAATGCGCTTGCCGCCTTCGAGCCGTTCGTCGTCTCCGACATCCGCATCGACGGCCTGACGCGTATCGCGCAGGGCACGGTGCTGAGCTACCTGCCGATCGAGAAGGGCGAGACCCTCAGCGACGACAAGGCGCAGGCCGCCATTCGCGCCCTCTACCAGACCAAGTTCTTCAGCGACGTGGAACTCGACCGCCAGGGCGACATCCTGGTGATCAAGGTCGTCGAGCGTCCCGCCATCGCCAAGCTCACGCTGCGCGGCAACAAGGACATCAAGGAAGACGACCTGCGCAAGGGCCTGAAGGAGATCGGCCTGGCCGAAGGCGAGACCTTCGACCGCCTCTCGCTCGACCGCGTGCAGCAGGAACTGATCCGCCAGTACTACAACCGCGGCAAGTACAACGTCTCGGTCGACCCGCACGTGACCCGGCTCGATCGCAACCGCGTGGCGATCGACATCGAGATCCGCGAAGGCAAGGCGGCGAAGATCAAGGAGATCAACGTCATCGGCAACAAGGCCTTCACCGACAAGGCCATTCGCGACGGGTTCGAGTCGAACACCACGAACTGGCTGTCCTGGTATTCCAAGGACGACCAGTACTCGCGCGAGAAGCTTTCCGGCGACCTGGAGAAGCTCAGCAATTACTACATGAACCGCGGCTACGCCGACTTCGGCATCGATTCCACGCAGGTGGCGATCAGCCCGGACAAGCGCGCCATGTACGTGGACGCCAGCGTGAAGGAAGGCGAGGTCTATACCGTCTCCGACGTGAAGCTGCTCGGCGAACTCATCCTGCCGGAAGAGACCCTGCGCAAGCTGGTCTTCATCCACAAGGGCGACACCTTCAACCGCGGCGCCATCGAGGCCAGCACCGATGCCATCAAGGGCATCCTCGCCAACATCGGTTACGCCTTCGCGAAGGTCACGCCGATTCCGAAGCTCGACAAGGACAAGCGCACGGCCGACCTCACGCTCTTCATCGAGCCGGGCAAGCGCGTGTACGTCCGCCGCGTGGTCTTCCAGGGCAACACCCGCACGGAAGACGAGGTGCTCCGCCGCGAAATGCGACAGCTCGAGGGTGCGTGGTACTCGCAGGGCGCCATCGACCGTTCGAAGACCCGCCTGCAGCGCCTCGGCTACTTCAAGACGGTGGACATCGACAAGGCGCTGGTACCCGGCACCGTCGACCAGGTGGACCTCACCGCCAAGGTGGAAGAACAGTCCGCGGGCTCGCTGATGTTCGGCGTGGGTTACTCGCAGTACTCCGGCATCATCCTGTCGGCCTCCGTGTCGCAGAACAACTTCCTGGGCACGGGCGACCGCTTCTCCATCGCGGCCGAGACGAGCACGTACTACAAGCGCGTCAACGCGAGCTACACCAACCCGTACCTCACCGATTCGAACATCGCGATCGGCTACAACCTGGGCTACAGCAAGCTCGATTACGGCGATACCGACCTCGCCAACTACCAGTACAGCACCAAGTCGTTCGAAACCACGGTATCGATTCCGATCACCGACTTCGACAACGTGTCGACCAGCCTGGGCATCAGCTCGAACCTCATCAACACGTCGATCTACACGCCGTCGGCGCTGGTGGCCTACCAGAATGCCCTGGGCAACCGCACGATCCACTCGTGGACGTCGAGCCTGGGTTACTCGCACGACACCCGCAACAGCTACTGGGCGCCCACCCGCGGCGGCCAGCTCACGGCGTCCGTGTCGGGTGCGCTGCCAGGCTCCACCGTGCAGTTCTACAAGCTGTTCGGCGAAGCCAACCATTACTGGCCCATCGGCAAGGGCTTCGTGCTCTACCTCGACGGCCAGGTGGGCTACGGCAAGACCTACGGCCAGACCTACGACCACGACGGCTACGTCATCAACCCGGACGGCACCCGCGGCGCGCAGATCTACAAGAAGGGCGACAAGATCGACTTCCCCTTCTGGGAGAACTACTACGCCGGCGGCGTGCGCGACGTGCGCGGCTTCCAGGACAACACCCTGGGTCCCCGCCTCTGCGACGGCGCCAGCAGCACCCGCGAGCCGGACAGCAAGGGTCGCTGCACCGGCGGTTATTACAGCTACGGCCAGCCGGTCGGCGGCGCGTTCAAGGTGCTCGGCACCGCGCAGGTGTTCCTGCCGCTGCCCTTCCTGAAGGACGTGAACACGGCCCGCGTCTCCTGGTTCGTCGACGTCGGCAACGTCTACAAGGACTACAGCGCCTTCAACGCCAGCGAGCTGCGTGCCTCCACGGGTCTCTCGCTGCAGTGGCAGGCGCCGATCGGTCCGCTGATCATCAACTTCGCCGTGCCGTTCCGTAAGAAGGATGCCGACAGCCGCTTCGTCGAGCGCATCCAGTTCACCTTCGGCAACACGTTCTAA